CGCGTGAACGCAGCCGCGCATGCGCAGACCGACACGGGCACGCCGCGCCGAGAGGTTAGCATCACGCCACTGACGTTCGCGAGCGAGGGCGCCGCGGTCGAGGCGATCCTCTACCGATGCCCAGAGATCGGGGACGGGATGCCCGCACTGGTCGTTTCAACAGGGGCGGGTCGTAACAATAAGGGACTGGAATGGCTCTCGCTCCCCTTGGCTCAGCGCGGCTACGTCGTTCTGACTCAGCGCTTCCGCGACAGTGGGACTCGGTTCCATCTGCGCGACGAGGAAGACATCCAGAATGCCATCTCCTACCTCGAGCAGTTGCCCTATGTCGATGCACGCAGAGTAGGGATCGCCGGTCGTTCTCGGGGAGGGAGTGCTGTGCTTCGCGCCGCCGCGAAGGATGCCAGGGTGCGGTCCACCGTGGCGATGTGTGGGCCCACGGACTACGCGCGGTGGATCCGAGGGATCCAGCACTACTCTCCCAGCACATACCGTTCGGCGATCAAACGCTACGGGGTCACGCCGGACGACGACCCCCAATACTTTCAAGCGATTTCGCCGATTAGTTACGCAGGGCTGATCAAGACACCGGTGTTGCTGGTGCAAGGCGGGAGCGACCTGCGAACTCCCGCCGATCATGCCCAGTGGATGTATGAAGCGCTCGTCGAGGGGGGGAATCCACGCGTCAGGCTCGAGGTCTTGCCCGGATTGGGGCATGCTTTCGAGGATGGATTTGGCGGGTACGGCTTCGCCAAAGTCGTCGCACTGGTCCAGCATTGGTTCGCCGAGACGCTCTGACGATAAATCGCGGGGGGACCGGTCTTCTCAAACGGGCTGTGAGAACGTCGGCCGAGCATCGTTGGCGAGGCGCTCTTCGAGTCTCCGGGGTCACGGGTCGCGGGGAGGCGAGAATGCCGCGGTGAACTGAGATCGATGAGACGGTATGGTGGTGTGATCAAGAACCGAAAGGAACACCGCCCATGAACACTCCGAGCACCACGCATGATGCAAGGATGCTCAACTCACTCCGGTGGAGACTGATTGGGCCGTTCCGGGGTGGTCGTGTCGTGGCCGTCGCCGGCGACCCCGAGCGTCCGTTGGTGTTCTACTTCGGCTCCACCGGTGGCGGAGTGTGGAAGACCGAAGATGCCGGGTGGATCTGGCAGAACATCTCAGATGGCTTCTTTCGGACGGCATCGGTGGGGGCCCTCGCGGTGGCGGACGCCGATCCGAATGTCATCTACGCCGGGATGGGTGAATGCTGCATCCGTAACAACATCGCGCACGGTGACGGCGTCTATCGGTCGACTGACCAGGGACGCACATGGGAATCGGTTGGGTTGGCAGAGACGCGCTCCATCGCTCGCATTCGGGTCCATCCGCGTGATGCCAATCTGGTGTATGTCGCGGCACTCGGGCACACGTTCGGCGCCCACCCGGCGCGCGGCGTATTCCGGTCTGCCGACGGCGGCAGGTCATGGAACCGGGTGCTCTTTCGGAACGACCGGGCCGGGGCGTGCGATCTGAGCATGGATCCCACCAATCCGCGCATCCTCTTTGCCGCCATTTGGGAAGCGCACCGCACTCCATGGGAGATGAGCAGCGGAGGTCCCGGGAGCGGTTTGTTCAAGACGACCGACGGCGGGGACTCCTGGACCGAGATCACCGACAATCCCGGTCTCCCTCGCGGTATCAAGGGCCGGATCGGCGTGGTGGTGTCGCCGGCGCTCCCGAACAGAGTCTGGGCAGTCGTCGAGGCGGAGGAGGGCGGCGTTTTCCGCTCAGACAATGCCGGCGCGACCTGGACCCGCGTAAACGGTGAGCGCGAGCTGCGACTGCGGCCGTACTATTACAGTCACATCTTCGCGGACCCAGTGGATGCCGATACGGTCTATGTCGCCAATCAAGATCTATGGAAATCGGTGGACGGCGGCCGCACATACACGAAGCGGGCGTTGCCCCACGGCGATCACCACGACCTCTGGATCGATCCCAAGAACCCGCAACGCATGGTGAACGGGAGCGACGGCGGTGGAAGCGTCTCTCTCAACGGCGGCGACTCATGGTCGACGATCTACAACCAGCCCACGGCCGAACTCTATCACGTTACCGCGGACAACAGTTTCCCCTACCGCGTCTACGGCGCCCAGCAAGACAATACGACCCTCTCCCTCCCGAGCAGTACGACCGAGGGGGCGATCACGTATTGCGCTTTTTACGATGTGGGCGGGAGCGAATCCGGCTACATCGCAGTCAACCCCGACAATCCCAATATCATCTTCGCCGGTATCTACGGACAACAAGGCATGTTGACTCGGTATGATCACCAGACCGGTGAAGTCCGGGATATCACGGTGTGGCCGGAAAACGCGGCGGGCTGGGAGGCGGGCAGGCTGAAATATCGTTTCCAGTGGACGTTCCCGATCGTCCTCTCGCCCCACGATCCGCACGTCCTCTACGCGACCGGTAATCATGTCTTCAGAACGACGAACGAAGGCGCCCGGTGGGAGGCTATCAGCCCCGATCTTACGCGGAATGATCCGACGAAGCTGGGGTCCTCTGGCGGCCCGCTCACGCCAGAGAATGCCAGTACGGAGTACTATTGCACGGTGTTTGCCTTCTGCGAGTCTCCGGTGCAACCGGGCATCCTGTGGGCCGGATCCGACGATGGGCTGATCCACATCTCAACGGACAACGGGCGCACCTGGGAGAACGTCACGCCCGCGATCCTCCCCGAGTGGGCGTTGATCAGCACCATCGAAGCTTCTCCACACGATCCTGCTACGGCGTACGTGGCCGCGACGCGGTACAAACTGGACGACTTGCGGCCGTACCTGCTGAAGACCACCGACTTCGGGAAATCCTGGCAGTTGATCGCGAACGGCCTCCCCGAGGATCTCATCACGCGTGTGTGCCGCGAGGATCCCGTCCGCCGGGGGCTCCTGTACGCTGGCACCGAGACCGGCGTCGTCTTCAGCGTGGATGATGGCGCGCACTGGCACCCTCTGCGGAACGGACTGCCGACGGTCCCGGTGCACGACCTGGTGGTGAAGAACGATGAACTCGTGCTGGCGACGCACGGCCGTTCGTTCTGGACGCTGGATGACGCCTCGCCGATACGACAACTGACCGAGGAGGTGCGCGCGGCACGAATCCACCTGTTCACGCCGCGGGCGACGCCGCGCGTAAAAGTGCGCGGGCTCGCTCTCAGGACAGGCGGACCGCTGAGCTACGCCATTGCGGGCGGCCTGGGCGTCACCGCGCTGGAACGCGACGGTTCGCCGGTGCTGCTCGATGCCGGTCAAAACCCTCCCACCGGAGTGCTGGTGCATTACTACTTCCGCGAGAAGCCCATGGACGAGGTCAAGCTGGCATTTCTGGACGACTCGGGACTTCTGCTCCGCGAGTTCTCAAGCAAGCCGGTTGCGGCGCCGTCGCCGTCTCGCATGGTCCATGCCGCCCCGAGCACCGAACAGGTCACCGTCCCCGCGGAGCAGGGGGCCAATCGATTCGTCTGGAATATGCGCCTCGCTGGGGCGCGTGAAATACCGGGGGTCTCGATGGTGGTCGGATCTCTTGATGGCCCAATCGTGCTCCCGGGGACCTATCGCGTCCGGCTAACCGTAGGGGACCTCACGCTGGAGCGCTCGTTCGACATCCGTCGGGACCCCCGGCTCACCCTGACGGACGACGACCTGCGGGCACAGTTCGACTTCCTGGTTGCGGTGCGCGACAAAATTACTGAGGTACACGACGCCGTCCTTGACCTGCGCGACATACGAACCCAGGTGCAATATTGGATGTTTCGGATCGAAGGCCTGCCCGGCAGCGGTGCGCTGGCGGGCGTGGCCAACGAATTGGGTTCCGCCCTGGACGGCATAGAGGACGCCTTGATTCAATCGCGGTCCGAAACCTTCGGGGGGCGGTTTCAGTATCCCGTCCGCCTGAATAATCAGTTGGCCACCCTCGGCCATGTGACCGGCATGGGGACGGCAGCGCCGACCGACCAAGCGCGCGAGTTGTTCGCGGAGCTCCGCGCGAAGACAGATGCACAGCTCGACCGATTGGCTGAGGTCAAGCGCAGAGAAGTCGCAATGTTTGGCAACGCACTGCGGGAACTCGGGATCCCGCCGATCTGGGTGCGCGGCAGAGGCAGCAGGGGTTAACGGACCAGGTTCAACGAGCTGCGGGAGGTCAGCCGATCAATCAACGGCCCAACACCGCCGTTCCGCGTTTACTGGGAAGAGCGCTAGCCCGCCGTCATCGTGGCACGCAGCCATTCTACACAGGCCGCGGGGAACAACGCCGCGGTGACGACGAATAGCCTGCCGACGAGCAGCCATTCAACGGCACCGCTGTGTTGATTCGGGTCCCATCGAACACTCCCTCGATCCAATCTCGCCAAATCCGCGTGACCAGGAATGCCAGGCCGGTTACGAAACCGAGGATTGTCTCGAGCCAAACCTGGACTCGTAAGCTCCTCGTCATCACGACCTTCATTCCCTGCGGATTCTGATCACCCACACGAGTACTTCCCGTTCAACACCCCCCAATTCTTGTCGCGACGGGAGAGACCCACGGCGTCGGCATGCAGGCCCGATCGGCGCTCATGCCTCCAGCCACGTCTTCTCATTCACGGTGAGCGTACCGGTGCGCAGGAGAATCGGGTTGTGGAGCCTGCGGCTCATCCCGGCGGTTTCCTTGGGTTGCAGGAGCCAGACGGCCGGCACCTGCTGCGCGAGGACGTCTTGTGCTTGTCGGAGCAACGCGTCACGGCTGGCTTCTGTCGACGTCCGCTCCGCCTGGGTAGTCAACCGATCAAGGTCCGCGTCACAGAAGCCGGCCGTGTTGGCGCCGGTGGGACGGAAGAACTGGCACCCGAACCGCGTCTCGATGGCATGCACGGCGTCCACGTCCGACCAGGCATCGAACCACATCTCCAGAGGGCTGTGTCTCGGATCCATGCGGATTAATTCCAAGTACCGCGCGGACTCCACGGTTTCAAGGTTGATCGTGACCCCGATCGCCTGCAGCTGCTGTTGTATGGCCTGCTCGAGTTCGTAGTCCTTCAGGTAGCGTCCCTTCGGCCCCACCATGTGAGTGGAAAACCCCTTGGGATACCCGGCATCGGCGAGCAGGCGCTGCGCTTTGGCTGCGTCGTGCGGGTAGCCGGTCACGGTCGCATAACCGGCCATGCCACGGGGAATCAGCGAATGAAGTGGCTCCGCGAGGGTTCCGTACAGGGCGCGCACAATCGAGATTTGGTCGGCGGCGTAGTTGAGCGCCTGCCGCACCCGCAGGTCGCTGAAGGGTTTCTTGAGGACGTTCATCCCGACAAAAAAACTCCAAAGGGTCTCAGTGGTCTGAACCGTGAGGCGCGAATCTTGCAAGATGCGCGGCACCAGTTCGGGAGGGATATGCAGGACGAGCTGCACGTCTCCGGACGTTAGCGCGATCATCCGCGCCGAATCGTCGGCGATCGGCCGGATGGTCACCTGGTCCAACAGGGCTTTCGACCCCCAATAGTTGTCGTTCCGCACCATGACCAGTCGTTCGCCGTCCACCCACTCCACGAACTTGAAGGGACCCGTGCCCACCGGATGGCGGGCCAGGTCCTTCCCGTACTGTTGAAACGCCGCGGGGCTCTCGATGGCGGCCCCGATACCGGCCAGGCGCGTCAAAAACGCGGCGTCCGTAAACTTCGTGCGAAACTGCACCGTGGCGTCATCGATGACCGCGACGCTCTCGACATACGGCACCCAGTAGCTGGCGCGGAACGGCTTTTCCTGACCGATCATGCGATCAAAGTGCGCTTTGACCGCCCCGGCGTTAAAGCGGGTTCCGTCGGTAAACGTCACGCCCTGTCGGAGTTTAAACGTCCACGTCGTCCCCTCCGAAACCCAACTGACGGCCAGGTCAGGCTTCAGCCGGAGATCCGGAGTGTACCGGACCAAGTAATCGTAGATCATGAATTCAGGGGCCGAAGAAATGGTGTCGCCGCCGTACGCCGGGTCCAGACTGATGATGTCCGCGCTGGACGCGTAGACCAGTGTTCCGCCGCGTTTCGGAGCCTGCGCCGCGCTGACGATCTTGCCAGCCGATCGGGGCGCGAAGAACGAGGTTGCGCTGGCCGCAGTTCCGATGCCCCACCGCAGGAGGTCTCGCCGCGTCATCCCGTTCCGCCCTGGGGTTCTCGGTGCCATGTCCATCACCCCCACCGAATGTGTGCCGGTGCCGGATGCCCGCACCTACCCGTCCGGGCGTTAGACTCGTGCTCTGTCGAGTCCCCTCGTCCGGTCCACCGTTCGATCAACCGATTCGATTGCGGTGTTGATCGCATGCACCAGTTTGTTCCGTTCTCGGATTAGCCGGACATGCAACGCCTTCCGTTCGTCACTCCCGGGCGCCAGTGCGCCCAGTTGTGCCGCCGATTGAAGACCAGGAATTGCGGGCACCGGCGCCGCGGGATCGTGGTCGAAGGGCCCGGCCGCGGTGTACGTGACCGGGATGAGCGTCCGGCCGAGTTGCATCAAGGCATCGTTGATGGCGGCAGCGGCGGCGCGCTGTCTGCGCGTCCCGCGTCCGGGGATCGCGCGGATGTGCTCCATCGCGACCGCCAGACGCTCCGTCGCTGCCGCGAGGCGATCCAGGGCGTCAAGCGGCGGGGCCATGTCGAACGCATCCCCCGCGGCGGCCTGCAAGCCGCGGAGTACCTCTCGTAATTCCGCGACGGTCTCCCGATAGTCCAGTGGCAGAACGGGTGCGGTACACCACCACCACAGCACCAGAGCATAGACTTGGGCATCACGATGCAGGTTGGCCCGATCGACCTTATCGATGGTATCGTCCACCGTATGCCACCACCATCCCAACCGGTGGTGAAGCGTGGCCCCTCCGGATTCGTCGCCTGCGCCCTCGGCCGGAGGTTGCGTGGAAAGGTCACTGAACATCGACGGGACCCCGATGCCCCAAAACGATTGATCTGCGTTGTGTCTGAGTCGGCGCTGCTGGAGTTCCTGGCCAGTCACGTCCCGAATACCCCGTGCCGCCAGCGCCCAGGTCTCCGCCATGGTTGGCGCCTCGCTGAGCACGGTGGCACCCTTCCCTCCGGGCGAGTCGATATTCAGATGGAGCACCGCGCGTTGATACAACTCTTGCCAGTACTGGTCCGCGTACCAGCTGGAACCCGAGTACCTTCCGTGCGAATGCCCCGACCAGAAGGCAAACCGGATGCCTCGGCGCAATCGTGCCCGTCGACGGCTGAAGATGCGCGCCAGCTCTACCATCACCGCGTTCGCGCTGCCGTTGTCCATCGACCCGTGGTACCAGGAATCCACGTGCCCGCTGAACAGGATGAACCGATCCGTCTCGTGTCCCGCGAGGTCGGCGATGAGAATCGGCGTCTTGCGCCATCGGGTGTCTACCGCGGCGCGGATGTTCACCCGGAGCGTCCCGTTTTGTGCGTGCGCCCGCAGGGCCGCTCCATCGGTTTGCGAAACCGACACCGCCACGACCTTGGGAAGCATGCCCATTGCTTCCGGAGTAGGGGATCCCCACACCGTCGAAACAATGGACTCGTATAAGTGTGCGGGATTGATAAAGATGATCCCGAGTGCGCCGGCGTGTTCGGCGAGACGGGTGGGCCCGGGCATGGCGAGGCCATCGACCAGCGCCACCTTACCGCGCATCTGGGCCCCGCGGTAGCCGGCCCCAACAGCCACCACCTCAGTGTCCAGCCCGCCCGGCGGCGTCGACGCCGCGAACGAATGGGTAATACAGCGGATCGTGTTTCGGGCGGGTGCGGTGACCTCGAGCGCAGCCTCGCCCGGCCATGAAATAAGCGCATCATGACGGTCGCGCTGGACCGTGAGCCCGAACCCCTTGAGGATCGCCTCCAAATAGTCGAACGCGTACCCTTCTTCCTCGCTACCGGATAACCGCACCCACCGGGAAAGATCGGATGTATACCGCATGAGCTTCGACGGAGAGATCGCATCTTTGATTTGTCGTTCAGGATCCTTCTGCATGTATCACCTTAGGCTACCGTGATGGAGTCCGGCGGATGCCGAGATCGGCCGTCGCTGTGTACGCGCGGCCGCGGCTATGCCTCGAGCCACGTGTGCCCGGTGACCGTCAGCTGCTCGGAGTTCATCAGCGCCGGATCGTGCTGTTTGCGGCTCATACCGAGCGCCTGCTTGACTTGGAGCAGCCATATGCTCGGGGCCAGCTGGGTAATGAGGTCCTGGGCCTGATTGAGCAGCGCGTCGCGGGCCGTCTGATCGATGCTACGTTCCGCCTGGACGACCAGCTGGTCGAAGCCGAGATTGCAGAACCCCGCGTTGTTGGCCCAAGGGGGCGGAGGGAGTGACAGTCCCAGCGGTTCTCGGTGATTTGACCAGCCTCATTGCCAGACCATGCATCGAGCCAGATCTCTGGCGGGCTGCTGGTGGCGACAGCCGAATGAGCTCGAGGTACCGGGTACAGGTGGGCGCGTATCTTGATTAGACCAGTGAGTAGGGTACACTCCGCGCCTTCCACCACCTCCACATCCTCCGGGGAAGGCGCGGCGATCGGCCCAACCGCCTGAATCCGCTCTCCATGCGCCAGGACGTCCTGGAGCGCCACGCCGGGGTGTCCGGTTCCATCGATGACGCGAATGCTGCGGAAGAGCAGAGTGGACTGAGCGGCTGTCACGTCGCGGCCTCCATACGCGAAGTTCCGGCGCGGGGCTCAGTATAGACGTTCCCAAGGCCGGAAGGCAATGTGCGCCGCGACCGGTTCGGACGCGCGCCCGCGGTCAAGGTGCACACCCGTCGCCGATCGCCTCCGCGAAGTGGCAGGCGACCAGGCGTGCCGGGCCGAGTGGCCGCAGGGCGGGTTCGGTTGCACTGTGCAGGATGCCCAGTCATGCGTTGAGGAGACTGTGTGCCCCAGCTATTGCC
The DNA window shown above is from bacterium and carries:
- a CDS encoding glycosyl hydrolase, which encodes MAVAGDPERPLVFYFGSTGGGVWKTEDAGWIWQNISDGFFRTASVGALAVADADPNVIYAGMGECCIRNNIAHGDGVYRSTDQGRTWESVGLAETRSIARIRVHPRDANLVYVAALGHTFGAHPARGVFRSADGGRSWNRVLFRNDRAGACDLSMDPTNPRILFAAIWEAHRTPWEMSSGGPGSGLFKTTDGGDSWTEITDNPGLPRGIKGRIGVVVSPALPNRVWAVVEAEEGGVFRSDNAGATWTRVNGERELRLRPYYYSHIFADPVDADTVYVANQDLWKSVDGGRTYTKRALPHGDHHDLWIDPKNPQRMVNGSDGGGSVSLNGGDSWSTIYNQPTAELYHVTADNSFPYRVYGAQQDNTTLSLPSSTTEGAITYCAFYDVGGSESGYIAVNPDNPNIIFAGIYGQQGMLTRYDHQTGEVRDITVWPENAAGWEAGRLKYRFQWTFPIVLSPHDPHVLYATGNHVFRTTNEGARWEAISPDLTRNDPTKLGSSGGPLTPENASTEYYCTVFAFCESPVQPGILWAGSDDGLIHISTDNGRTWENVTPAILPEWALISTIEASPHDPATAYVAATRYKLDDLRPYLLKTTDFGKSWQLIANGLPEDLITRVCREDPVRRGLLYAGTETGVVFSVDDGAHWHPLRNGLPTVPVHDLVVKNDELVLATHGRSFWTLDDASPIRQLTEEVRAARIHLFTPRATPRVKVRGLALRTGGPLSYAIAGGLGVTALERDGSPVLLDAGQNPPTGVLVHYYFREKPMDEVKLAFLDDSGLLLREFSSKPVAAPSPSRMVHAAPSTEQVTVPAEQGANRFVWNMRLAGAREIPGVSMVVGSLDGPIVLPGTYRVRLTVGDLTLERSFDIRRDPRLTLTDDDLRAQFDFLVAVRDKITEVHDAVLDLRDIRTQVQYWMFRIEGLPGSGALAGVANELGSALDGIEDALIQSRSETFGGRFQYPVRLNNQLATLGHVTGMGTAAPTDQARELFAELRAKTDAQLDRLAEVKRREVAMFGNALRELGIPPIWVRGRGSRG
- a CDS encoding M28 family peptidase, translating into MQKDPERQIKDAISPSKLMRYTSDLSRWVRLSGSEEEGYAFDYLEAILKGFGLTVQRDRHDALISWPGEAALEVTAPARNTIRCITHSFAASTPPGGLDTEVVAVGAGYRGAQMRGKVALVDGLAMPGPTRLAEHAGALGIIFINPAHLYESIVSTVWGSPTPEAMGMLPKVVAVSVSQTDGAALRAHAQNGTLRVNIRAAVDTRWRKTPILIADLAGHETDRFILFSGHVDSWYHGSMDNGSANAVMVELARIFSRRRARLRRGIRFAFWSGHSHGRYSGSSWYADQYWQELYQRAVLHLNIDSPGGKGATVLSEAPTMAETWALAARGIRDVTGQELQQRRLRHNADQSFWGIGVPSMFSDLSTQPPAEGAGDESGGATLHHRLGWWWHTVDDTIDKVDRANLHRDAQVYALVLWWWCTAPVLPLDYRETVAELREVLRGLQAAAGDAFDMAPPLDALDRLAAATERLAVAMEHIRAIPGRGTRRQRAAAAAINDALMQLGRTLIPVTYTAAGPFDHDPAAPVPAIPGLQSAAQLGALAPGSDERKALHVRLIRERNKLVHAINTAIESVDRTVDRTRGLDRARV
- a CDS encoding ABC transporter substrate-binding protein, coding for MTRRDLLRWGIGTAASATSFFAPRSAGKIVSAAQAPKRGGTLVYASSADIISLDPAYGGDTISSAPEFMIYDYLVRYTPDLRLKPDLAVSWVSEGTTWTFKLRQGVTFTDGTRFNAGAVKAHFDRMIGQEKPFRASYWVPYVESVAVIDDATVQFRTKFTDAAFLTRLAGIGAAIESPAAFQQYGKDLARHPVGTGPFKFVEWVDGERLVMVRNDNYWGSKALLDQVTIRPIADDSARMIALTSGDVQLVLHIPPELVPRILQDSRLTVQTTETLWSFFVGMNVLKKPFSDLRVRQALNYAADQISIVRALYGTLAEPLHSLIPRGMAGYATVTGYPHDAAKAQRLLADAGYPKGFSTHMVGPKGRYLKDYELEQAIQQQLQAIGVTINLETVESARYLELIRMDPRHSPLEMWFDAWSDVDAVHAIETRFGCQFFRPTGANTAGFCDADLDRLTTQAERTSTEASRDALLRQAQDVLAQQVPAVWLLQPKETAGMSRRLHNPILLRTGTLTVNEKTWLEA
- a CDS encoding prolyl oligopeptidase family serine peptidase, whose amino-acid sequence is MATRDNPRNLRRTQTIDAVAPGDPATGLSAFPRVNAAAHAQTDTGTPRREVSITPLTFASEGAAVEAILYRCPEIGDGMPALVVSTGAGRNNKGLEWLSLPLAQRGYVVLTQRFRDSGTRFHLRDEEDIQNAISYLEQLPYVDARRVGIAGRSRGGSAVLRAAAKDARVRSTVAMCGPTDYARWIRGIQHYSPSTYRSAIKRYGVTPDDDPQYFQAISPISYAGLIKTPVLLVQGGSDLRTPADHAQWMYEALVEGGNPRVRLEVLPGLGHAFEDGFGGYGFAKVVALVQHWFAETL